A stretch of the Flavobacterium sp. 5 genome encodes the following:
- a CDS encoding Lrp/AsnC family transcriptional regulator, translating to MENIDTIDLAILNQLQNNSNINIKELASTINLTPTPVYERIKRLERDGYITKYVALLDKQKLKKGMTVFCNVRLKEHAKNVGANFVKDIVALPEIVECYNIAGDYDFMLKILVEDMASYQNFVMHKLSTIENIGNTNSIFVMGEIKHSTTLPL from the coding sequence ATGGAAAATATAGATACAATCGATTTGGCGATTTTAAATCAGCTTCAAAACAACTCTAATATAAACATAAAAGAGCTAGCAAGCACAATAAATCTAACTCCGACTCCTGTTTACGAACGGATTAAACGACTAGAGAGAGACGGTTATATCACGAAATATGTTGCTTTATTAGACAAACAAAAGTTGAAAAAAGGTATGACTGTTTTTTGTAACGTCCGATTAAAAGAACATGCCAAAAACGTCGGAGCCAATTTTGTAAAAGATATTGTGGCTTTACCCGAAATTGTAGAATGTTATAACATTGCAGGCGATTACGATTTTATGCTCAAAATTTTGGTTGAAGACATGGCGAGTTATCAGAATTTCGTGATGCATAAATTATCTACCATCGAGAATATCGGAAACACCAATAGTATTTTTGTAATGGGCGAAATCAAGCACAGTACAACTTTGCCTCTTTGA
- a CDS encoding SDR family oxidoreductase — protein MKKLDNKVAVITGGNSGIGLATAKLFAEQGAKVAITGRNKTTIDEAVYEIANGSIGLVSDVSDLNRIDSTYKTIKDTFGKIDVLVVNAGIFIAAPIADYTEEMFDQTSDINFKGVFFTIQKALPHLNDGASVIITASTVAHKGFASTAAYSASKAAVRSLARTLSAELLDRNIRVNVLSPGPIDTPIFSRGGATEEEANGTKTHYASGIPAKRLGTPEEMAAGFLYLASDDSKFMIGGELLLDGGAATL, from the coding sequence ATGAAAAAATTAGACAATAAAGTAGCCGTAATTACAGGAGGTAACAGCGGAATAGGATTAGCAACAGCAAAATTATTTGCAGAACAAGGCGCCAAAGTGGCTATTACAGGAAGAAATAAAACAACAATTGACGAAGCAGTTTACGAAATTGCAAATGGTTCAATTGGTTTAGTAAGTGATGTTTCGGATTTGAATAGAATCGATAGCACGTATAAAACGATAAAAGATACTTTCGGAAAAATTGATGTATTAGTAGTTAACGCAGGAATATTTATTGCTGCTCCAATTGCCGATTATACGGAAGAAATGTTTGATCAAACTAGTGATATCAATTTCAAAGGCGTTTTCTTTACTATTCAAAAAGCGTTGCCACATCTAAATGACGGAGCTTCGGTAATTATTACAGCATCTACGGTTGCGCACAAAGGATTTGCTTCAACTGCGGCATATTCAGCTTCGAAAGCTGCGGTTCGTTCGTTAGCTAGAACCTTATCTGCTGAGTTATTAGACAGAAACATCCGTGTCAATGTATTATCTCCTGGGCCAATCGATACACCAATATTCTCAAGAGGCGGCGCTACTGAAGAAGAAGCAAACGGAACTAAAACCCATTATGCTTCAGGAATTCCAGCAAAACGTTTGGGAACACCAGAAGAAATGGCAGCAGGATTTCTTTATCTAGCTTCCGATGATTCTAAGTTTATGATTGGTGGTGAGTTGTTATTGGATGGAGGAGCAGCGACTTTATAA
- a CDS encoding ribonucleoside-diphosphate reductase subunit alpha translates to MFVVKRDGHKEPVMFDKITERIKKLCYGLNELVDPVKVAMRVIEGLYDGVSTSELDNLAAETAASMTIAHPDYAQLAARIAISNLHSNTTKSFSETMNEMYHYINPRTNQESPLLAEEVHKVIMENAEFLDSHIIYNRDFNYDYFGFKTLERSYLLKINGKIVERPQHMLMRVSVGIHLGDLKSVLETYDLMSKKFFTHATPTLFNAGTPKPQMSSCFLLAMQDDSIDGIYDTLKQTAKISQSAGGVGLSIHNVRATGSYIRGTNGTSNGIVPMLRVFNDTARYVDQGGGKRKGSFAIYIETWHADIFDFLDLKKNTGKEEMRARDLFFAMWTSDLFMKRVQEDSTWTLMCPNECPGLYDVYGEEFEAMYTDYEFRGKGRKTIKARELWEKILESQIETGTPYMLYKDAANRKSNQKNLGTIRSSNLCTEIMEFTSSDEVAVCNLASISLPMFVENGAFNHQLLYDVTKRVTRNLNRVIDRNYYPVKEAENSNMRHRPIGLGVQGLADAFIMLRMPFTSDEAKTLNQEIFETLYFAACTASMEMAIEEGPYSTFKGSPMSNGEFQHNLWGMKDEELSGRWDWASLRKEVVKNGVRNSLLVAPMPTASTSQILGNNEAFEPYTSNIYTRRVLSGEFIVVNKHLLHDLVRLGLWNENLKQEIMRQNGSVQNIDIIPQDLKELYKTVWEMSMKDIIDMSRQRGYFVDQSQSLNLFMQDANYSKLTSMHFYAWQSGLKTGMYYLRTKAAVDAIKFTLNNDKKEEAIPDSKPQPKVLAAVEVEDQMTPEEYRAMIELAKNAGPDECEMCGS, encoded by the coding sequence ATGTTTGTAGTAAAAAGAGATGGCCACAAGGAGCCTGTAATGTTTGACAAAATTACAGAGAGAATTAAAAAGTTATGTTATGGCTTGAACGAATTGGTAGACCCGGTTAAAGTTGCTATGCGAGTTATTGAGGGTTTATACGATGGCGTTTCTACATCTGAACTGGATAATCTTGCAGCAGAGACAGCTGCATCTATGACAATTGCTCACCCAGATTATGCACAATTGGCTGCTCGTATTGCAATATCAAATTTACATTCGAATACCACAAAATCATTCTCGGAAACGATGAATGAGATGTATCACTATATCAATCCAAGAACCAATCAAGAATCACCATTATTAGCCGAAGAGGTTCATAAAGTGATTATGGAGAATGCAGAGTTTTTGGATTCGCATATCATTTACAATAGAGATTTTAACTACGATTACTTTGGTTTTAAAACATTAGAGCGTTCGTATTTATTGAAAATAAACGGTAAAATCGTAGAGCGTCCACAACATATGTTGATGCGTGTTTCGGTTGGAATTCACTTAGGTGATTTAAAATCGGTTTTAGAAACGTATGACTTAATGTCTAAAAAGTTCTTTACTCACGCAACTCCAACGTTGTTCAACGCAGGAACACCAAAACCTCAAATGTCTTCTTGTTTCCTTTTGGCAATGCAAGATGATAGTATCGATGGTATTTACGATACATTAAAACAAACAGCAAAAATCTCGCAATCTGCAGGTGGAGTAGGACTTTCTATTCACAACGTTCGTGCAACGGGTTCTTATATTCGTGGTACAAACGGAACATCCAACGGAATTGTTCCAATGTTGAGAGTATTCAACGATACCGCTCGTTACGTAGATCAAGGAGGAGGAAAAAGAAAAGGAAGTTTTGCAATTTATATCGAAACTTGGCATGCGGATATCTTCGATTTCTTAGACTTGAAAAAGAATACAGGTAAAGAAGAAATGCGTGCAAGAGATTTATTCTTCGCAATGTGGACATCAGATTTATTCATGAAACGTGTACAGGAAGATTCTACATGGACGTTAATGTGTCCTAACGAATGTCCAGGTTTGTATGATGTGTACGGAGAAGAATTCGAAGCAATGTACACCGATTACGAATTCAGAGGAAAAGGTAGAAAAACCATCAAAGCTCGTGAGTTATGGGAGAAAATTCTAGAATCTCAAATCGAGACTGGAACACCATATATGTTGTACAAAGATGCAGCAAACAGAAAATCAAATCAAAAAAATCTAGGTACTATTCGTTCTTCGAATTTATGTACTGAGATTATGGAGTTTACATCAAGTGATGAGGTAGCAGTTTGTAACCTGGCTTCTATTTCGTTGCCAATGTTCGTAGAGAACGGGGCATTCAATCACCAATTATTATACGATGTAACCAAACGTGTTACTCGTAACTTGAACAGAGTAATCGACAGAAATTACTACCCTGTAAAAGAAGCAGAAAACTCTAACATGCGTCACAGACCAATTGGTCTTGGAGTACAAGGATTGGCAGATGCTTTTATCATGCTGCGTATGCCATTTACAAGTGATGAAGCGAAAACATTAAACCAAGAGATATTCGAAACCCTTTATTTCGCAGCTTGTACAGCTTCTATGGAAATGGCAATCGAAGAAGGACCCTATTCTACTTTCAAAGGATCTCCAATGTCTAATGGAGAATTCCAACACAACCTTTGGGGAATGAAAGACGAAGAATTGTCAGGAAGATGGGATTGGGCTTCCTTGAGAAAAGAAGTAGTTAAAAACGGAGTACGTAACTCCTTATTGGTTGCGCCAATGCCAACAGCATCGACTTCTCAAATCTTAGGAAACAACGAAGCATTCGAACCATATACTTCAAATATTTACACAAGACGTGTATTGTCTGGAGAATTCATCGTGGTAAACAAACACTTATTGCACGATTTAGTTAGACTAGGATTGTGGAATGAGAACTTGAAACAAGAAATCATGCGTCAAAACGGATCGGTTCAAAACATTGATATCATCCCGCAAGACTTAAAAGAATTATACAAAACCGTTTGGGAAATGTCTATGAAAGACATCATCGATATGTCTCGTCAAAGAGGGTATTTCGTAGATCAATCGCAATCCTTAAACTTGTTCATGCAAGATGCCAACTATTCAAAACTAACGTCAATGCACTTCTACGCTTGGCAATCAGGTTTGAAAACTGGAATGTATTACTTGAGAACTAAAGCAGCGGTTGATGCAATTAAGTTTACATTAAACAACGACAAAAAAGAGGAAGCTATTCCAGATTCTAAACCACAACCTAAAGTTCTTGCAGCGGTTGAGGTAGAAGATCAAATGACTCCTGAAGAATACAGAGCAATGATTGAATTAGCTAAAAATGCTGGTCCAGACGAATGCGAAATGTGTGGGTCGTAA
- the metE gene encoding 5-methyltetrahydropteroyltriglutamate--homocysteine S-methyltransferase encodes MKTNNLGYPRIGSNRELKKASELYWAGKITVDELLNVGKNIRATNWELQKNAGIDLIPSNDFSYYDQVLDLTLTVGAIPERYQEIARTSNSLDLYFAMARGSQKEGQDVVAMEMTKWFDTNYHYIVPEFTKNQQFKLFSTKIVSEFIEAKKLNITTKPVLIGPITYLLLGKEKEAGFERIDLIENLLPVYFEILEKLEAEGATYIQLDEPFLALNLTDKERNTYTKVYNEINKSFPNLKVILANYFDCFGENLETALALPVDTFHLDLVRCPLQLDDILESGKLASNVNLSLGVIDGRNIWKNDFKKSLAIIEKAVAALGADRILVAPSCSLIHSPCDLDLETNDQTLTPEIKQWLAFAKQKIKEVTLLKQFATNETDRNNSINFAENSLANQNRKSSKLIHNELVKNRVKAIAKGDDQRQNTFATRRQKQAESLQLPLYPTTTIGSFPQTPEVRSWRAKFKKGELSQTEYDALLEKETKETIRFQEESGIDVLVHGEFERNDMVEYFGEQLDGFTFTKNGWVQSYGSRCVKPPVIYGDVSRPNPMTVKWSKFAQSLTPKWVKGMLTGPVTILQWSFVRDDQARSETCTQIALAIRDEVVDLEKAGIKIIQIDEPAIREGLPLRKEEWAKYLDWAVKAFRISASGVADDTQIHTHMCYSEFNDIIQNIADMDADVITIECSRSQMELLDAFADFKYPNEIGPGVYDIHSPRVPSNEEMVHLLEKAAAVIPANQLWVNPDCGLKTRHWDETKKALIEMVNAAKKMRVAATQLETV; translated from the coding sequence ATGAAAACAAACAACCTTGGTTACCCGAGAATTGGAAGCAACAGAGAACTTAAAAAAGCTTCTGAACTGTATTGGGCAGGAAAAATTACTGTCGATGAACTTTTAAACGTTGGAAAAAATATACGTGCAACCAACTGGGAATTACAAAAAAACGCTGGAATTGATTTGATTCCTTCCAATGATTTTTCTTATTATGACCAAGTTTTAGATTTGACACTTACCGTTGGAGCGATTCCTGAACGCTATCAAGAAATTGCCAGAACAAGCAACTCATTGGACTTGTATTTTGCTATGGCAAGAGGTTCGCAAAAAGAAGGACAAGACGTTGTTGCCATGGAAATGACTAAATGGTTTGACACCAATTACCACTATATTGTTCCTGAGTTTACTAAGAATCAACAATTCAAATTGTTTTCTACTAAAATAGTTTCTGAATTTATTGAAGCAAAAAAACTAAATATTACGACCAAACCCGTTTTGATTGGTCCAATCACTTATTTATTATTAGGAAAAGAAAAAGAAGCTGGTTTTGAACGTATTGATTTAATTGAAAATTTACTACCTGTTTACTTCGAAATTTTAGAGAAATTAGAAGCTGAAGGCGCGACTTATATTCAACTAGACGAGCCGTTTTTAGCTTTAAACTTAACGGATAAAGAAAGAAATACGTATACAAAAGTCTATAACGAAATCAACAAAAGTTTTCCAAACTTAAAAGTGATTTTGGCTAATTATTTTGATTGTTTTGGCGAAAACTTAGAAACCGCTTTGGCTTTACCTGTTGATACTTTTCACCTGGATTTAGTACGTTGTCCGTTGCAATTGGATGATATTTTAGAATCTGGGAAATTGGCCAGCAACGTGAATCTTTCTTTGGGAGTTATTGATGGAAGAAATATTTGGAAAAATGATTTCAAAAAATCTCTAGCTATCATTGAAAAAGCGGTTGCTGCTTTAGGAGCAGATCGAATTTTAGTGGCTCCATCTTGTTCTTTAATTCACTCGCCTTGTGATTTGGATTTGGAAACGAATGACCAAACCTTAACTCCTGAAATCAAACAATGGCTGGCTTTTGCTAAACAGAAAATCAAAGAAGTTACTTTGTTGAAACAATTTGCAACGAATGAAACTGACAGAAATAATTCTATAAATTTTGCAGAAAATTCTCTAGCAAACCAAAACCGTAAGTCTTCGAAATTAATTCACAACGAATTAGTTAAAAATCGTGTAAAAGCCATCGCAAAAGGAGATGACCAAAGACAAAACACTTTTGCAACGCGAAGACAAAAACAAGCTGAGTCTTTGCAATTGCCATTATATCCAACAACAACTATTGGATCTTTCCCTCAAACTCCTGAAGTAAGAAGCTGGAGAGCAAAATTCAAAAAAGGTGAATTATCTCAAACGGAATATGATGCTTTATTAGAAAAAGAAACTAAAGAAACCATTCGTTTTCAGGAAGAATCAGGAATTGATGTTTTGGTTCACGGAGAATTTGAGCGTAATGATATGGTCGAATATTTTGGTGAGCAATTAGACGGATTTACATTTACTAAAAACGGTTGGGTTCAAAGTTACGGTAGCCGTTGTGTAAAACCACCTGTTATTTATGGTGATGTTTCTCGTCCAAATCCGATGACAGTTAAATGGTCGAAATTCGCACAATCATTGACTCCAAAATGGGTAAAAGGAATGTTGACAGGCCCTGTTACCATTCTGCAATGGTCGTTTGTTCGTGACGATCAAGCGCGTTCAGAAACGTGTACTCAAATTGCTTTGGCTATTCGTGACGAAGTAGTTGATTTAGAAAAAGCAGGAATCAAAATCATTCAAATTGATGAACCAGCCATTCGTGAAGGCTTGCCTTTAAGAAAAGAAGAATGGGCGAAGTATTTGGACTGGGCTGTTAAAGCTTTTAGAATCTCTGCTAGTGGTGTTGCTGATGATACCCAAATCCACACCCACATGTGTTACAGCGAATTCAATGACATCATTCAAAATATTGCCGATATGGATGCTGATGTAATTACTATCGAATGTTCTCGTTCGCAAATGGAATTGTTAGATGCTTTCGCTGATTTTAAATATCCAAACGAAATTGGTCCTGGAGTATATGACATTCATTCGCCACGTGTTCCTTCAAATGAAGAAATGGTACATTTGTTAGAAAAAGCAGCGGCTGTTATTCCAGCAAATCAATTATGGGTTAACCCTGATTGTGGTTTGAAAACACGTCATTGGGATGAAACCAAAAAAGCTTTAATTGAAATGGTAAATGCTGCTAAGAAAATGCGTGTTGCTGCCACTCAATTGGAAACAGTCTAG
- a CDS encoding ABC transporter ATP-binding protein — translation MKILYDYIKTHKTLLYIALFLATINQCFSLFDSIIIGKLLNECGVGVANFNHNHFTFVKAVLGWLGLSLGAAMVSRIAKNFQDYYTNIIIQRTGAQMYTDGIQKALQLPFQDFEDQRSGETLGKLQKVKIDCEKFITLSISLIFQSIVGIVFVVVYAVSIHWLLGPIFLVTVPVIAFISSFLGKRIKKVSKEILGETTALAGATTESLRNIELVKSLGLTEQEVNRLNATTIKILGLELKKVRFIRSLSFIQGTTVHFMRTSLVFALYMFIFNGIIKPGDMITLMFFSFFLFNPLQELGNVIATFNETKASMDNFGDLMNSESEETPENPQTIGAINHLRFQNISFKHQTASSYAVKNISFDAKAGETIAFVGPSGSGKTTLVKMLVGLYNPAEGAIFYNEKNAKDIDLTELRQQLGFVTQDAQLFSGTIKDNLLFVKPDATDEEINDVLQKSACQNLLARAENGIYTTIGEGGIKVSGGEKQRLSIARALLRNPHLLLFDEATSALDSITEEEITKTIRSISSKQDQITVLIAHRLSTIMHADKIFVLEQGQIIEQGKHQDLLDEKGLYYAMWRQQIGERK, via the coding sequence ATGAAAATTTTATACGACTATATCAAAACCCACAAAACGCTTTTATATATCGCGTTATTTTTAGCCACAATTAATCAATGCTTTTCTTTATTCGATTCTATTATTATTGGTAAATTACTGAACGAATGTGGTGTTGGTGTTGCCAATTTCAATCACAATCACTTCACTTTTGTAAAAGCAGTTTTGGGTTGGTTAGGATTGTCACTTGGTGCAGCGATGGTTTCCAGAATTGCCAAGAACTTTCAGGATTATTACACGAATATTATCATTCAGAGAACTGGTGCGCAAATGTACACAGATGGTATTCAGAAAGCGTTGCAATTGCCTTTTCAGGATTTTGAAGACCAACGCTCTGGTGAAACATTAGGTAAACTTCAAAAGGTAAAAATTGATTGCGAAAAATTCATCACACTTTCGATTTCATTGATTTTTCAATCTATAGTAGGGATTGTTTTTGTCGTGGTTTATGCCGTAAGTATTCATTGGTTATTAGGTCCAATTTTCTTGGTAACCGTTCCTGTGATTGCTTTTATCAGTTCTTTTTTAGGTAAAAGAATTAAAAAAGTTTCAAAAGAAATTTTAGGAGAAACAACTGCTTTGGCTGGAGCTACAACCGAATCCCTAAGAAATATTGAATTGGTAAAAAGTTTAGGTTTAACCGAACAAGAAGTAAACCGGTTGAATGCCACAACAATTAAAATCTTGGGATTAGAACTCAAAAAAGTACGTTTCATTCGTTCGTTGAGTTTTATACAAGGAACGACGGTTCACTTTATGCGGACTAGTTTGGTTTTTGCACTTTATATGTTCATTTTTAATGGTATCATCAAACCTGGTGATATGATTACATTGATGTTCTTCTCCTTCTTTTTGTTTAATCCATTACAGGAATTGGGTAATGTGATTGCGACTTTCAACGAAACCAAAGCATCAATGGATAATTTTGGCGATTTAATGAACTCTGAAAGCGAAGAAACTCCTGAAAACCCTCAAACTATTGGAGCAATTAACCATTTGCGTTTTCAAAATATTTCATTTAAACACCAAACTGCTTCTAGTTATGCGGTAAAAAATATTTCTTTTGATGCCAAAGCAGGCGAAACAATAGCCTTTGTAGGTCCATCAGGAAGCGGAAAAACAACTTTGGTAAAAATGCTCGTTGGATTGTATAATCCTGCGGAGGGAGCTATTTTTTACAATGAAAAAAATGCAAAAGATATTGACCTTACCGAATTAAGACAACAACTTGGTTTTGTAACTCAAGATGCACAACTGTTTTCGGGAACAATAAAAGACAATTTACTATTTGTAAAACCTGACGCTACTGATGAAGAAATAAATGATGTACTGCAAAAATCGGCTTGCCAAAATCTCTTAGCTCGTGCCGAAAACGGTATTTACACAACAATTGGTGAAGGCGGAATAAAAGTTTCAGGCGGAGAAAAACAACGTTTGTCGATCGCCAGAGCATTGCTTAGAAATCCGCATTTATTACTTTTTGATGAAGCAACTTCGGCTTTAGATTCGATTACCGAAGAAGAAATCACCAAAACTATCCGCAGTATTTCGTCTAAGCAAGATCAGATTACAGTATTGATTGCGCATCGTTTATCGACCATTATGCATGCTGACAAAATATTTGTTTTGGAACAAGGACAAATCATCGAACAAGGGAAACATCAAGATTTACTGGATGAGAAAGGCTTGTATTATGCAATGTGGAGACAACAGATTGGGGAGAGAAAGTAA
- the dgt gene encoding dGTP triphosphohydrolase, which produces MNWEQLLSLKRQGDKGKRLRIEQDDTRLGFEVDYDRIIFSSAFRSLQDKTQVIPLSKTDFVHTRLTHSLEVSVVGRSLGRLVGKKIIEKYPHLKEVHGYQMNDFGAIVAAASLAHDIGNPPFGHSGEKAIGEYFSIGKGLKYKDKLSAKEWQDLIDFEGNANGFSVLNSSRPGVDGGIRLSYATLGAFMKYPKESLPKKPTKNIADKKYGFFQTDKTFFQEVASDMGMIPNKKGDDIGFERHPLAYLVEAADDICYTIIDFEDGINLGLVSEDFALEYLIKLVKDSIDTSKYKTLETKEDRISYLRALAIGSLISDAVKVFVENEEAIMRGEFPFALTDKSKYKAQMDDIIKISVKNIYQSREVVEKEIVGYQIIQTLLDKFITAFNNKFDGEMSNYDGLILKMLPEKHQLSKENLYERLLHICHFVSMLTDGNALLFYRTIKAY; this is translated from the coding sequence ATGAACTGGGAACAACTTTTATCTTTAAAACGTCAAGGCGACAAAGGAAAACGATTACGAATTGAACAAGACGATACTCGTTTGGGTTTTGAAGTCGATTATGATCGAATTATATTCTCGTCAGCTTTTAGAAGTTTACAGGACAAAACACAAGTAATTCCATTGTCTAAAACTGATTTTGTACATACTCGTTTAACCCACAGTTTAGAGGTTTCCGTTGTTGGACGCTCATTGGGTAGATTGGTTGGAAAAAAAATCATCGAAAAATATCCACATTTAAAAGAAGTTCATGGCTATCAAATGAATGATTTTGGAGCCATTGTGGCTGCAGCATCTTTGGCGCACGATATCGGAAATCCGCCTTTTGGACATTCTGGAGAAAAAGCGATTGGCGAATATTTTTCTATCGGAAAAGGATTGAAATACAAAGACAAGTTGTCTGCTAAAGAATGGCAGGATTTAATAGATTTTGAAGGAAACGCGAACGGATTTTCGGTTTTAAACAGTTCCCGCCCTGGTGTTGATGGTGGAATCCGACTTTCGTATGCGACATTGGGCGCTTTTATGAAATACCCAAAAGAAAGTTTGCCTAAAAAACCAACGAAGAATATTGCTGACAAAAAATATGGTTTTTTTCAAACAGACAAAACTTTCTTTCAAGAAGTAGCTTCTGATATGGGAATGATTCCAAATAAAAAAGGAGATGATATAGGTTTCGAAAGACATCCACTTGCTTATCTAGTAGAAGCAGCTGATGATATTTGTTACACCATTATTGACTTTGAAGATGGAATAAATTTAGGATTAGTATCCGAGGATTTTGCTTTAGAATATTTAATAAAATTAGTAAAAGACAGTATTGATACCTCGAAATACAAGACATTAGAAACAAAAGAAGACAGAATTAGTTATTTGCGTGCTTTGGCTATCGGGAGTTTAATCAGCGATGCTGTAAAAGTTTTTGTTGAAAATGAAGAAGCTATTATGAGAGGCGAATTTCCTTTTGCTTTAACGGATAAAAGCAAATATAAAGCTCAGATGGATGATATTATTAAGATTAGCGTCAAAAATATTTATCAAAGCCGGGAAGTTGTAGAAAAAGAAATTGTTGGATATCAAATTATACAAACGCTGCTTGATAAATTCATAACAGCATTCAATAATAAATTTGATGGAGAAATGTCTAATTATGATGGATTAATATTGAAAATGTTACCAGAAAAGCATCAATTGTCCAAAGAAAATTTATACGAACGATTACTTCATATTTGTCATTTTGTTTCTATGCTGACAGATGGAAATGCTTTGTTGTTTTATAGAACAATTAAGGCTTATTAG
- a CDS encoding DUF3078 domain-containing protein has protein sequence MTSLTKFFVILFLLFFTYSFSQVKIVTSIADTTATEKNNDQLTNIIVTAKPDTITYWKHKNIVGVDISEIAFVNWSAGGTSAITGLVRGDLKYDYKDDYQVWSNELFFRYGLNKQEGIELRKTDDALKINSTYGFRTNPTSNWYHSAKFNFNTQFTNGYNYPDTENPISKPFAPAYTFLGVGSEYIYKPVNFNLYLSPLTLKSTLVLDQTLANTGAYGVKKAVYDADGNLISEGKKAKTELGILITSYIEKEIFTNIILKNRLTLYTDYLHNLGNIDVDWQCYSFLTVNQYVKANVGFNLVYDEDIDVIKEENGEKINEGPKVQLKQVLGIGIEYAF, from the coding sequence ATGACCTCTTTAACCAAATTTTTTGTAATTTTATTTTTACTATTTTTTACCTATAGTTTCTCACAAGTTAAGATAGTTACAAGTATTGCAGATACAACTGCTACCGAAAAAAATAATGATCAATTAACAAACATTATTGTAACCGCTAAGCCAGATACAATTACCTATTGGAAGCACAAAAACATCGTTGGGGTTGATATTTCTGAGATTGCTTTTGTGAATTGGAGTGCTGGGGGAACAAGTGCCATAACTGGACTTGTTAGAGGAGATCTTAAATATGATTACAAAGACGATTATCAGGTTTGGTCAAACGAGCTTTTTTTTAGGTATGGCTTAAATAAACAAGAAGGTATCGAACTCCGAAAAACAGATGATGCCCTTAAAATCAACTCAACTTATGGATTCAGAACCAATCCTACGTCGAATTGGTATCATTCAGCAAAATTCAATTTCAATACTCAATTTACAAATGGATACAATTATCCAGATACTGAAAATCCAATTTCGAAACCATTTGCTCCTGCCTATACCTTTTTAGGTGTTGGATCTGAGTATATTTATAAACCAGTAAATTTTAATCTATATTTATCTCCATTAACATTAAAGAGTACCTTGGTACTTGATCAAACATTAGCCAATACTGGAGCATACGGTGTAAAAAAAGCAGTTTATGATGCTGATGGAAATCTAATTTCTGAAGGTAAAAAAGCAAAAACAGAACTTGGTATCTTGATTACTTCCTATATTGAAAAAGAAATATTCACCAATATTATACTAAAAAACCGTCTAACATTATACACCGACTATTTGCACAATTTAGGTAACATTGATGTTGATTGGCAGTGTTATTCTTTTTTAACAGTAAACCAATATGTAAAAGCAAATGTCGGATTCAATTTAGTTTACGATGAAGATATTGATGTAATTAAAGAAGAAAATGGAGAAAAAATTAATGAAGGTCCAAAAGTACAGTTAAAACAAGTATTAGGAATTGGAATAGAATATGCATTTTAA
- a CDS encoding helix-turn-helix transcriptional regulator → MITELNIKQVEKISKALGDPYRLKIMKIVSKSETCTQCCDVSAEFNLAQSTMSHHIKQLIDADLLIADKDGRNLKFVINKEVCGAYADYIKNLGL, encoded by the coding sequence ATGATTACCGAATTAAACATAAAGCAAGTCGAAAAAATATCCAAAGCATTGGGCGACCCGTATCGTTTAAAGATAATGAAAATTGTCAGCAAAAGCGAAACGTGTACGCAATGCTGTGATGTTTCTGCCGAGTTTAATTTAGCACAATCTACCATGTCTCATCACATTAAACAATTAATTGATGCTGATTTATTAATCGCAGACAAAGATGGCCGTAATCTGAAATTCGTCATAAATAAAGAAGTTTGTGGCGCTTATGCGGACTACATCAAGAATTTAGGGCTTTAG